From one Gossypium hirsutum isolate 1008001.06 chromosome D08, Gossypium_hirsutum_v2.1, whole genome shotgun sequence genomic stretch:
- the LOC107887645 gene encoding protein ACCELERATED CELL DEATH 6 — MDQRLLKAARSGDINIIKQLSDAEGGILGGTTPQGNTALHMAARFGHENLVQEIMKRQPSLVLKSNLKGETPVHVAARGGHWRIVLLFRDPGSNGVYVARVRDNYGNTPLHCAVRNYHYLVLAVTAEAIIGLNWSTLEYRGPNGQTPLHCAVIRRDLHIMRKIHIRKPKLIKMQDEKQRTPLHYAAALGEYEIIKLLLEWDISAAYQGDDNQQIPLYLAAGNGQVNLLKILLDPCPDTIELMDNEQQNILHFAAKNGNIDAVSFILKLPEMEDLVNAADMNGNTLLHLAAKNFHSSIVYILTRNSKVDIRAINKWNETALAVVQSSDDHGMELQKVNINLIPLLHVTHTRLYLCSFLVLQHLTLKALKRSYANRAVNPKDVVDNVQFSYDEVEKVGERGGKKSKEMAQIISVMETLIATFTFTAAFTIPGGFISDGPDKGMAILIKKSAFKAFFITDTIAMTSSMTAAVMVFWSSSRRSSESFMDSLPFAIGLTWIALVAMALAFVTGLFVVLSKNLWLGIVVCVIGCAAPAMLYIFAPLFLLVFDRLSSTRARRRNIVEDNPFLFVFRLAKMIS; from the exons ATGGATCAACGGTTGCTCAAAGCTGCTAGATCAGGTGATATTAATATAATCAAGCAACTTTCCGATGCGGAAGGCGGTATCCTAGGTGGAACAACGCCTCAAGGGAACACCGCGCTTCACATGGCTGCAAGATTCGGGCATGAGAATTTGGTACAAGAGATAATGAAGAGGCAACCTAGCCTTGTTCTCAAGAGTAACCTCAAAGGTGAGACCCCCGTTCATGTTGCAGCCAGGGGTGGACATTGGCGAATCGTTCTACTATTCAGAGACCCTGGCTCAAATGGTGTTTACGTTGCGAGAGTCAGAGATAATTATGGTAACACACCCTTACATTGTGCTGTGAGAAATTATCATTATCTGGTG TTAGCAGTCACTGCCGAGGCAATCATCGGTTTAAATTGGTCCACTCTCGAGTACAGAGGACCCAACGGCCAAACCCCTTTGCATTGTGCTGTCATAAGACGTGATTTAC ATATCATGCGGAAAATACACATCAGGAAACCAAAACTCATAAAAATGCAAGATGAAAAGCAGAGGACACCC CTTCATTATGCTGCAGCCTTGGGTGAATATGAGATAATCAAGTTATTGCTTGAATGGGATATTTCAGCTGCATATCAAGGTGATGACAATCAACAAATACCTCTCTATTTGGCTGCTGGGAATGGACAAGTAAACTTGTTAAAGATATTGCTCGATCCATGCCCGGACACAATCGAGTTAATGGATAATGAGCAACAAAATATCCTCCACTTTGCAGCCAAAAATGGAAACATTGATGCTGTCTCATTTATATTGAAGTTGCCTGAAATGGAAGACTTGGTTAACGCTGCTGATATGAATGGAAACACTCTATTGCACCTTGCAGCCAAGAATTTCCACAGCAGCATTGTTTACATTCTAACAAGGAATTCAAAGGTTGATATTAGGGCAATCAATAAATGGAATGAGACTGCTCTAGCTGTCGTGCAATCGTCGGATGACCATGGAATGGAACTACAAAAGGTAAACATAAATCTAATCCCATTGTTACATGTTACGCATACTAGATTATACTTATGCTCCTTCCTTGTCCTGCAGCACTTGACGTTGAAGGCACTAAAGAGATCTTATGCAAATAGGGCTGTTAATCCCAAAGATGTTGTTGATAATGTACAATTCAGTTATGATGAAGTAGAAAAAGTAGGGGAAAGAGGGGGTAAGAAAAGCAAAGAAATGGCTCAAATAATCTCAGTGATGGAAACACTAATAGCTACATTCACATTCACTGCTGCATTCACTATTCCTGGAGGGTTTATCAGTGATGGTCCAGATAAGGGTATGGCAATATTGATTAAGAAATCAGCTTTCAAGGCATTTTTCATCACTgataccattgccatgacttcgTCCATGACTGCTGCAGTTATGGTTTTCTGGTCATCATCACGCCGCAGTAGCGAGTCGTTCATGGACTCACTCCCTTTTGCCATCGGGTTGACATGGATCGCACTTGTGGCAATGGCATTAGCATTTGTTACTGGCTTGTTTGTTGTGTTGTCTAAGAACCTATGGCTTGGTATAGTGGTTTGTGTGATCGGTTGTGCCGCACCTGCCATGCTTTACATATTTGCACCACTGTTCCTTCTTGTGTTTGATCGATTGTCCTCCACTCGAGCTCGTCGACGGAATATTGTTGAAGATAAcccatttttgtttgttttccgATTGGCAAAGATGATATCTTAA